One part of the Sesamum indicum cultivar Zhongzhi No. 13 linkage group LG14, S_indicum_v1.0, whole genome shotgun sequence genome encodes these proteins:
- the LOC105177012 gene encoding plant intracellular Ras-group-related LRR protein 6 isoform X1 gives MDRVLKAARASGSLNLSNRSLREVPDEVYKSLDAVGDDEKWWEAVELQKLILAHNDIGSLKEDLKNLPLLVVLNVSHNKLTSLPAAIGELHMLKSLDVSFNSIEKIPEEIGSAASLVKFDCSNNVLSSLPCSLGHCINLAELKASNNKISSLPEELANCSKLTKLDIEGNKLEMLSDNFIASCTMLVELNASKNLLSSLPESIGRLSRLVRLDLHQNRISSIPSSIKGCSSLLEFYIGSNGLSLLPAEIGSLTQLGTFDLHSNQLKEYPVEACSLHLSVLDLSNNSLSGLPAEIGLMTTLRKLILTGNPMRTLRSSLVHGPTPALLKYLRSRLPKDEESEAATAVKEDVVTRAARLSIGSKELSLAGLGLGALPSEIWKSSDITKVDLSGNSIEELPCELRSCVSLEALVLSKNKIKEWPAAVLASLPRLLCLKLDGNPLRKIPSDGFRAASKLQILDLSGTSGSLPENPAFSSLPELQELYLRRMQISTFPSDIITLQQLRILDLSQNSLQSIPELDEWHFLHLVYVMINISIKDLTSLTELNLSDNNISSLPPNLGLLEPHLKILKLDGNPLRSIRRAILDRGTNAILKYLKERIVEQ, from the exons ATGGATCGGGTCCTGAAAGCTGCGCGAGCTTCCGGTTCTCTAAACCTATCCAATCGCTCTCTAAG AGAAGTGCCGGATGAGGTTTATAAAAGTTTGGATGCGGTTGGTGATGATGAGAAGTGGTGGGAG GCTGTGGAGCTACAGAAGCTGATTTTAGCTCATAATGATATTGGATCATTGAAGGAAGACCTGAAGAATTTGCCGTTATTAGTGGTACTGAATGTTAGTCACAATAAGTTGACAAGTCTCCCGGCAGCTATTGGAGA GCTTCACATGCTTAAATCATTGGATGTGTCATTTAATTCGATAGAGAAAATCCCTGAAGAAATTGGATCAGCAGCTTCGCTGGTGAA ATTTGATTGTTCAAATAATGTGCTAAGCTCTCTCCCTTGTTCCCTTGGACATTGCATAAATTTGGCAGAACTGAAG gcatcaaacaataaaatttccaGCTTGCCAGAAGAACTAGCaaattgttcaaaattaaCAAAGTTGGACATAGAG GGAAACAAGCTAGAAATGCTGTCTGATAATTTCATTGCATCATGCACTATGCTTGTTGAACTCAACGCTT cTAAAAACTTACTAAGCAGTCTGCCGGAAAGTATTGGACGCCTTTCACGTTTAGTTAGGCTTGATCTTCACCAAAATA GAATTTCCTCGATCCCGTCATCAATAAAAGGCTGCTCATCCCTTCTAGAGTTTTACATAGG GAGCAATGGGCTGTCTCTATTACCTGCAGAAATTGGATCATTGACTCAGCTGGGGACATTTGATCTGCATTCAAACCAG TTGAAAGAATATCCTGTGGAGGCATGCAGCTTGCATCTTTCTGTCCTTGACCTGTCTAATAATTCACTGTCTGGTTTGCCTGCTGAGATTG GCTTGATGACAACACTGCGGAAACTTATACTTACTGGTAATCCGATGCGGACGCTTCGGAG TTCTCTGGTACATGGACCTACACCTGCTCTATTGAAGTATCTCCGAAGTAGACTCCCAAAGGATGAAG AATCTGAAGCTGCCACAGCTGTGAAAGAGGATGTTGTTACCAGAGCTGCACGCTTGTCCATTGGTTCAAAG gAACTTTCTTTAGCTGGGCTAGGATTGGGAGCTCTCCCATCAGAAATATGGAAGTCGAGTGATATTACGAAAGTCGATCTGTCGGGGAATTCAATCGAAGAGTTGCCATGTGAGCTTAGATCGTGTGTGTCCCTTGAG GCTTTAGTTTTGTCCAAGAACAAGATAAAAGAGTGGCCTGCTGCAGTTCTGGCTTCCCTTCCTAGACTTTTGTGCTTGAAACTGGATGGGAATCCACTCAGAAAG ATCCCATCAGATGGTTTTCGAGCTGCTTCGAAGCTTCAGATTCTAGATCTCAGTGGCACCTCAGGTTCTTTACCAGAAAATCCAGCATTTTCGAGCTTACCAGAGCTGCAGGAGCTTTACCTGAG ACGGATGCAGATATCAACTTTTCCTTCGGACATAATTACTTTACAACAGTTACGGATTCTTGACTTGAGCCAAAATTCCCTTCAGTCAATTCCAGAG CTTGACGAATGGCATTTCTTGCATCTTGTATAtgtaatgataaatatt AGCATTAAGGATCTTACTTCTCTTACGGAGCTCAACCTATCAGAcaataatatttcttctctTCCACCCAATCTG GGTTTGCTTGAACCCCACCTGAAGATTTTGAAACTTGACGGAAACCCATTGAGAAG CATCCGAAGGGCAATTTTGGACCGAGGAACAAACGCAATCTTGAAGTATTTGAAGGAGAGAATTGTTGAGCAGTAA
- the LOC105177012 gene encoding plant intracellular Ras-group-related LRR protein 6 isoform X2 — MDRVLKAARASGSLNLSNRSLREVPDEVYKSLDAVGDDEKWWEAVELQKLILAHNDIGSLKEDLKNLPLLVVLNVSHNKLTSLPAAIGELHMLKSLDVSFNSIEKIPEEIGSAASLVKFDCSNNVLSSLPCSLGHCINLAELKASNNKISSLPEELANCSKLTKLDIEGNKLEMLSDNFIASCTMLVELNASKNLLSSLPESIGRLSRLVRLDLHQNRISSIPSSIKGCSSLLEFYIGSNGLSLLPAEIGSLTQLGTFDLHSNQLKEYPVEACSLHLSVLDLSNNSLSGLPAEIGLMTTLRKLILTGNPMRTLRSSLVHGPTPALLKYLRSRLPKDEESEAATAVKEDVVTRAARLSIGSKELSLAGLGLGALPSEIWKSSDITKVDLSGNSIEELPCELRSCVSLEALVLSKNKIKEWPAAVLASLPRLLCLKLDGNPLRKIPSDGFRAASKLQILDLSGTSGSLPENPAFSSLPELQELYLRRMQISTFPSDIITLQQLRILDLSQNSLQSIPESIKDLTSLTELNLSDNNISSLPPNLGLLEPHLKILKLDGNPLRSIRRAILDRGTNAILKYLKERIVEQ, encoded by the exons ATGGATCGGGTCCTGAAAGCTGCGCGAGCTTCCGGTTCTCTAAACCTATCCAATCGCTCTCTAAG AGAAGTGCCGGATGAGGTTTATAAAAGTTTGGATGCGGTTGGTGATGATGAGAAGTGGTGGGAG GCTGTGGAGCTACAGAAGCTGATTTTAGCTCATAATGATATTGGATCATTGAAGGAAGACCTGAAGAATTTGCCGTTATTAGTGGTACTGAATGTTAGTCACAATAAGTTGACAAGTCTCCCGGCAGCTATTGGAGA GCTTCACATGCTTAAATCATTGGATGTGTCATTTAATTCGATAGAGAAAATCCCTGAAGAAATTGGATCAGCAGCTTCGCTGGTGAA ATTTGATTGTTCAAATAATGTGCTAAGCTCTCTCCCTTGTTCCCTTGGACATTGCATAAATTTGGCAGAACTGAAG gcatcaaacaataaaatttccaGCTTGCCAGAAGAACTAGCaaattgttcaaaattaaCAAAGTTGGACATAGAG GGAAACAAGCTAGAAATGCTGTCTGATAATTTCATTGCATCATGCACTATGCTTGTTGAACTCAACGCTT cTAAAAACTTACTAAGCAGTCTGCCGGAAAGTATTGGACGCCTTTCACGTTTAGTTAGGCTTGATCTTCACCAAAATA GAATTTCCTCGATCCCGTCATCAATAAAAGGCTGCTCATCCCTTCTAGAGTTTTACATAGG GAGCAATGGGCTGTCTCTATTACCTGCAGAAATTGGATCATTGACTCAGCTGGGGACATTTGATCTGCATTCAAACCAG TTGAAAGAATATCCTGTGGAGGCATGCAGCTTGCATCTTTCTGTCCTTGACCTGTCTAATAATTCACTGTCTGGTTTGCCTGCTGAGATTG GCTTGATGACAACACTGCGGAAACTTATACTTACTGGTAATCCGATGCGGACGCTTCGGAG TTCTCTGGTACATGGACCTACACCTGCTCTATTGAAGTATCTCCGAAGTAGACTCCCAAAGGATGAAG AATCTGAAGCTGCCACAGCTGTGAAAGAGGATGTTGTTACCAGAGCTGCACGCTTGTCCATTGGTTCAAAG gAACTTTCTTTAGCTGGGCTAGGATTGGGAGCTCTCCCATCAGAAATATGGAAGTCGAGTGATATTACGAAAGTCGATCTGTCGGGGAATTCAATCGAAGAGTTGCCATGTGAGCTTAGATCGTGTGTGTCCCTTGAG GCTTTAGTTTTGTCCAAGAACAAGATAAAAGAGTGGCCTGCTGCAGTTCTGGCTTCCCTTCCTAGACTTTTGTGCTTGAAACTGGATGGGAATCCACTCAGAAAG ATCCCATCAGATGGTTTTCGAGCTGCTTCGAAGCTTCAGATTCTAGATCTCAGTGGCACCTCAGGTTCTTTACCAGAAAATCCAGCATTTTCGAGCTTACCAGAGCTGCAGGAGCTTTACCTGAG ACGGATGCAGATATCAACTTTTCCTTCGGACATAATTACTTTACAACAGTTACGGATTCTTGACTTGAGCCAAAATTCCCTTCAGTCAATTCCAGAG AGCATTAAGGATCTTACTTCTCTTACGGAGCTCAACCTATCAGAcaataatatttcttctctTCCACCCAATCTG GGTTTGCTTGAACCCCACCTGAAGATTTTGAAACTTGACGGAAACCCATTGAGAAG CATCCGAAGGGCAATTTTGGACCGAGGAACAAACGCAATCTTGAAGTATTTGAAGGAGAGAATTGTTGAGCAGTAA